In Silene latifolia isolate original U9 population chromosome X, ASM4854445v1, whole genome shotgun sequence, the following proteins share a genomic window:
- the LOC141619608 gene encoding purple acid phosphatase 8-like has translation MANIINKSFMLIIMLSLCIILTNYVTKAHLPKFREATKNDGSLSFLVIGDWGRKGEFNQTFVATQMGNVGEELDVNFIVSTGDNFYDDGLTGVNDPAFTESFTDIYTAPSLQKPWYNVLGNHDYRGDVLAQLSPALKARDSRWICLRSYIIKTEIVDIFFVDTTPFQDKYFHEKDHSYDWRGVLPRQKYLSNLLYDVDRALKESNAKWKFVIGHHTIMSAGHHGNTVELVAKLLPILEANNVDLYINGHDHCLEHISSPHSQLQFLTSGGGSKAWRGDVAWWDPEELKFYYDGQGFMSMQVTSTQLDVAFYDIFGNVLHKWSNNKKSPNQFYASSY, from the exons ATGGCTAATATCATCAACAAGAGTTTCATGCTCATTATTATGCTAAGTTTGTGTATAATTCTTACTAATTATGTAACAAAAGCTCATCTTCCTAAATTTAGAGAGGCAACTAAAAATGATGGCTCTCTTAGCTTCCTTGTTATCGGAGATTGGGGTCGCAAAGGCGAGTTTAATCAAACTTTCGTTGCTACTCAG ATGGGCAACGTAGGAGAGGAACTAGACGTGAATTTCATAGTATCCACCGGAGACAACTTTTATGATGACGGATTAACAGGAGTTAATGATCCGGCATTTACTGAGTCATTTACCGACATTTATACCGCCCCTAGCTTACAAAAGCCATGGTACAATG TGCTTGGAAATCACGACTACAGAGGAGATGTTCTTGCACAACTGAGCCCTGCCCTTAAAGCAAGAGACTCTAGATGGATTTGCCTTAGATCTTACATTATAAAAACAg AAATTGTGGACATCTTTTTTGTGGATACTACTCCGTTTCAAGATAAGTATTTCCATGAAAAAGATCATAGTTACGATTGGAGAGGCGTACTACCTCGACAAAAATATCTTtctaacctcttatac GATGTGGATCGAGCATTGAAGGAATCGAATGCAAAATGGAAGTTTGTGATCGGACACCATACGATAATGAGTGCAGGGCATCACGGCAACACTGTAGAGCTTGTTGCTAAGCTTCTACCAATTCTTGAAGCTAATAATGTTGATCTCTACATCAATGGTCATGATCATTGCTTGGAGCACATTAGTAGCCCTCATAG TCAACTTCAGTTTTTGACTAGTGGGGGAGGCTCAAAAGCATGGAGAGGTGATGTGGCATGGTGGGACCCAGAAGAATTGAAATTTTATTACGATGGACAAGGTTTCATGTCTATGCAAGTGACTTCAACGCAATTAGACGTTGCTTTCTATGATATCTTTGGTAACGTATTGCACAAATGGTCCAACAACAAGAAGTCTCCTAATCAATTCTATGCATCTTCTTATTGA